A stretch of the Aphis gossypii isolate Hap1 chromosome 2, ASM2018417v2, whole genome shotgun sequence genome encodes the following:
- the LOC114131645 gene encoding transmembrane ascorbate-dependent reductase CYB561-like isoform X2, giving the protein MPRKRIKIAPELESNRVEEAITLNNMTEQNRNNVQSKNFNHVGAYSSLYTICQIVGLLLVFSVFYWILNFRGGFGFTEAKIIFNWHPLLMTIGFIYLFANSILHYRTFRNCKKRDLKNHHAIIHGCVIVLVILAGWASYASHIYSNPPIPNFYSLHSWLGIVTISMFLSQFISGFVSFMYPGIAAQYKEAIMPYHVFFGIFNFILAVATSVLGFSEKLIFALDREYKNFPKEGMFGNFLGLLSIFYCGLVVYLVTKPEYKRQPKPEDGVLLTGALE; this is encoded by the exons ttgcaCCAGAGTTAGAGAGCAACAGAGTTGAGGAagcaataacattaaataatatgactgAACAAAATCGTAACAACGTACAGTCCAAAAATTTCAACCATGTTGGTGCATATTCGTCATTGTATACTATATGTCag atagttGGATTACTACTTgtattttctgtattttattgGATTCTCAACTTCCGAGGAGGATTTGGATTTACTGAAGCCAAAATCATATTCAACTGGCACCCACTGTTGATGAcaattggttttatttatttatttgcaaatt ctaTTCTTCATTATCGAACATTCCGCAATTGTAAAAAACGAGATTTGAAAAATCACCATGCAATTATTCATGGTTGTGTAATTGTTCTTGTAATACTTGCTGGCTGGGCTTCTTATGCTTcacatatttatagtaatccTCCTATtccaaatttttatagtttacacAGTTGGTTGGGTATTGTTACTATTTCAATGTTCCTCTCTCAG tttataagtgGATTTGTATCCTTCATGTATCCTGGAATAGCTGCCCAATATAAGGAAGCTATAATGCCTTATCACGTTTTCTttggaattttcaattttattctagCAGTTGCTACTTCAGTCCTTGGATTcagtgaaaaattaatttttgcttt ggatagagaatataaaaatttcccAAAAGAAGGAATGTTTGGCAACTTTTTGGGCTTACTGAGTATTTTTTACTGTGGATTAGTTGTGTATCTAGTAACAAAACCAGAATATAAGAGACAACCTAAACCTGAAGACGGTGTATTGTTAACTGGTGCTTTAGAATAA
- the LOC114131645 gene encoding plasma membrane ascorbate-dependent reductase CYBRD1-like isoform X4 has translation MTEQNRNNVQSKNFNHVGAYSSLYTICQIVGLLLVFSVFYWILNFRGGFGFTEAKIIFNWHPLLMTIGFIYLFANSILHYRTFRNCKKRDLKNHHAIIHGCVIVLVILAGWASYASHIYSNPPIPNFYSLHSWLGIVTISMFLSQFISGFVSFMYPGIAAQYKEAIMPYHVFFGIFNFILAVATSVLGFSEKLIFALDREYKNFPKEGMFGNFLGLLSIFYCGLVVYLVTKPEYKRQPKPEDGVLLTGALE, from the exons atgactgAACAAAATCGTAACAACGTACAGTCCAAAAATTTCAACCATGTTGGTGCATATTCGTCATTGTATACTATATGTCag atagttGGATTACTACTTgtattttctgtattttattgGATTCTCAACTTCCGAGGAGGATTTGGATTTACTGAAGCCAAAATCATATTCAACTGGCACCCACTGTTGATGAcaattggttttatttatttatttgcaaatt ctaTTCTTCATTATCGAACATTCCGCAATTGTAAAAAACGAGATTTGAAAAATCACCATGCAATTATTCATGGTTGTGTAATTGTTCTTGTAATACTTGCTGGCTGGGCTTCTTATGCTTcacatatttatagtaatccTCCTATtccaaatttttatagtttacacAGTTGGTTGGGTATTGTTACTATTTCAATGTTCCTCTCTCAG tttataagtgGATTTGTATCCTTCATGTATCCTGGAATAGCTGCCCAATATAAGGAAGCTATAATGCCTTATCACGTTTTCTttggaattttcaattttattctagCAGTTGCTACTTCAGTCCTTGGATTcagtgaaaaattaatttttgcttt ggatagagaatataaaaatttcccAAAAGAAGGAATGTTTGGCAACTTTTTGGGCTTACTGAGTATTTTTTACTGTGGATTAGTTGTGTATCTAGTAACAAAACCAGAATATAAGAGACAACCTAAACCTGAAGACGGTGTATTGTTAACTGGTGCTTTAGAATAA
- the LOC114131645 gene encoding transmembrane ascorbate-dependent reductase CYB561-like isoform X1 gives MAMTTKYVSLATDLLCLLLNSFVAPELESNRVEEAITLNNMTEQNRNNVQSKNFNHVGAYSSLYTICQIVGLLLVFSVFYWILNFRGGFGFTEAKIIFNWHPLLMTIGFIYLFANSILHYRTFRNCKKRDLKNHHAIIHGCVIVLVILAGWASYASHIYSNPPIPNFYSLHSWLGIVTISMFLSQFISGFVSFMYPGIAAQYKEAIMPYHVFFGIFNFILAVATSVLGFSEKLIFALDREYKNFPKEGMFGNFLGLLSIFYCGLVVYLVTKPEYKRQPKPEDGVLLTGALE, from the exons ttgcaCCAGAGTTAGAGAGCAACAGAGTTGAGGAagcaataacattaaataatatgactgAACAAAATCGTAACAACGTACAGTCCAAAAATTTCAACCATGTTGGTGCATATTCGTCATTGTATACTATATGTCag atagttGGATTACTACTTgtattttctgtattttattgGATTCTCAACTTCCGAGGAGGATTTGGATTTACTGAAGCCAAAATCATATTCAACTGGCACCCACTGTTGATGAcaattggttttatttatttatttgcaaatt ctaTTCTTCATTATCGAACATTCCGCAATTGTAAAAAACGAGATTTGAAAAATCACCATGCAATTATTCATGGTTGTGTAATTGTTCTTGTAATACTTGCTGGCTGGGCTTCTTATGCTTcacatatttatagtaatccTCCTATtccaaatttttatagtttacacAGTTGGTTGGGTATTGTTACTATTTCAATGTTCCTCTCTCAG tttataagtgGATTTGTATCCTTCATGTATCCTGGAATAGCTGCCCAATATAAGGAAGCTATAATGCCTTATCACGTTTTCTttggaattttcaattttattctagCAGTTGCTACTTCAGTCCTTGGATTcagtgaaaaattaatttttgcttt ggatagagaatataaaaatttcccAAAAGAAGGAATGTTTGGCAACTTTTTGGGCTTACTGAGTATTTTTTACTGTGGATTAGTTGTGTATCTAGTAACAAAACCAGAATATAAGAGACAACCTAAACCTGAAGACGGTGTATTGTTAACTGGTGCTTTAGAATAA
- the LOC114131645 gene encoding transmembrane ascorbate-dependent reductase CYB561-like isoform X3 codes for MVAPELESNRVEEAITLNNMTEQNRNNVQSKNFNHVGAYSSLYTICQIVGLLLVFSVFYWILNFRGGFGFTEAKIIFNWHPLLMTIGFIYLFANSILHYRTFRNCKKRDLKNHHAIIHGCVIVLVILAGWASYASHIYSNPPIPNFYSLHSWLGIVTISMFLSQFISGFVSFMYPGIAAQYKEAIMPYHVFFGIFNFILAVATSVLGFSEKLIFALDREYKNFPKEGMFGNFLGLLSIFYCGLVVYLVTKPEYKRQPKPEDGVLLTGALE; via the exons ttgcaCCAGAGTTAGAGAGCAACAGAGTTGAGGAagcaataacattaaataatatgactgAACAAAATCGTAACAACGTACAGTCCAAAAATTTCAACCATGTTGGTGCATATTCGTCATTGTATACTATATGTCag atagttGGATTACTACTTgtattttctgtattttattgGATTCTCAACTTCCGAGGAGGATTTGGATTTACTGAAGCCAAAATCATATTCAACTGGCACCCACTGTTGATGAcaattggttttatttatttatttgcaaatt ctaTTCTTCATTATCGAACATTCCGCAATTGTAAAAAACGAGATTTGAAAAATCACCATGCAATTATTCATGGTTGTGTAATTGTTCTTGTAATACTTGCTGGCTGGGCTTCTTATGCTTcacatatttatagtaatccTCCTATtccaaatttttatagtttacacAGTTGGTTGGGTATTGTTACTATTTCAATGTTCCTCTCTCAG tttataagtgGATTTGTATCCTTCATGTATCCTGGAATAGCTGCCCAATATAAGGAAGCTATAATGCCTTATCACGTTTTCTttggaattttcaattttattctagCAGTTGCTACTTCAGTCCTTGGATTcagtgaaaaattaatttttgcttt ggatagagaatataaaaatttcccAAAAGAAGGAATGTTTGGCAACTTTTTGGGCTTACTGAGTATTTTTTACTGTGGATTAGTTGTGTATCTAGTAACAAAACCAGAATATAAGAGACAACCTAAACCTGAAGACGGTGTATTGTTAACTGGTGCTTTAGAATAA